From Eleftheria terrae, the proteins below share one genomic window:
- the rpsK gene encoding 30S ribosomal protein S11, producing the protein MAKAPANSAARRVSKKVRKNVADGIAHVHASFNNTIITITDRQGNALSWASSGGQGFKGSRKSTPFAAQVAAEVAGRAAQEQGIKNLDVEIKGPGPGRESSVRALAALGIRINMISDVTPIPHNGCRPQKRRRI; encoded by the coding sequence ATGGCTAAAGCCCCTGCGAATTCCGCGGCACGCCGCGTGAGCAAGAAGGTCCGCAAGAACGTTGCGGACGGTATCGCCCACGTGCACGCGTCGTTCAACAACACGATCATCACGATCACCGACCGCCAAGGCAATGCGCTGTCCTGGGCGTCCAGCGGTGGTCAAGGCTTCAAGGGCTCGCGCAAGTCCACGCCGTTCGCTGCCCAGGTGGCTGCGGAAGTGGCGGGTCGCGCCGCCCAAGAGCAAGGCATCAAGAACCTGGACGTCGAGATCAAGGGCCCTGGCCCGGGTCGCGAGTCGTCAGTTCGTGCGCTGGCCGCGCTGGGCATCCGGATCAACATGATCTCGGACGTCACGCCGATCCCGCACAACGGCTGCCGCCCGCAAAAGCGTCGCCGCATCTAA
- the rpsD gene encoding 30S ribosomal protein S4: MARYLGPKAKLSRREGTDLYLKSARRAIGDKAKFDSKPGQHGRTSGSRTSDYGLQLREKQKVKRMYGVLERQFRRYFAEAERRRGNTGANLLLLLESRLDNVVYRMGFGSTRAEARQLVSHKGITVNGEVVNIPSYLVKAGDVVAVREKAKKQLRIQDAFKLADSIGLPGWVQVDGAKLEGVFKKAPDRDEFGAEINESLIVELYSR, from the coding sequence GTGGCACGTTACCTCGGCCCCAAGGCCAAACTGTCCCGCCGCGAAGGCACCGACCTTTACCTGAAGAGCGCTCGTCGCGCCATCGGCGACAAGGCGAAGTTCGACTCCAAGCCCGGCCAGCACGGCCGCACCTCCGGCTCCCGCACCTCCGACTACGGTCTGCAGCTGCGCGAGAAGCAGAAGGTCAAGCGCATGTACGGCGTGCTGGAACGCCAGTTCCGCCGCTACTTCGCCGAGGCCGAGCGTCGCCGCGGCAACACCGGTGCGAACCTGCTGCTGCTGCTGGAATCGCGCCTCGACAACGTGGTGTACCGCATGGGCTTCGGCTCGACCCGTGCCGAAGCGCGCCAGCTGGTGTCGCACAAGGGCATCACCGTGAACGGTGAAGTCGTCAACATCCCGTCCTACCTGGTGAAGGCCGGCGATGTGGTGGCGGTGCGCGAGAAGGCGAAGAAGCAGCTGCGCATCCAGGACGCGTTCAAGCTGGCGGACTCCATCGGCCTGCCCGGCTGGGTGCAGGTCGACGGTGCCAAGCTGGAAGGCGTCTTCAAGAAAGCCCCGGACCGCGACGAATTCGGCGCCGAGATCAATGAATCGCTGATCGTCGAGTTGTACTCGCGTTGA
- a CDS encoding DNA-directed RNA polymerase subunit alpha, protein MQTNLLKPKAINVEPLGGHRAKVTLEPFERGYGHTLGNALRRVLLSSMVGYAPTEVTIAGVLHEYSTIDGVQEDVVHIMLNLKGVVFRLHNREEVTLVLRKEGEGPVTAGDIQTPHDVEIINPDHVIAHLSQGGKLDMQIKVEKGRGYVPGNLRRFGDEPTKSIGRIVLDASFSPVKRVSYTVESARVEQRTDLDKLVMEIETNGAISPEEAIRASAKILVEQLAVFAQLEGSEIAAFDQPAQRSQQFDPILLRPVDELELTVRSANCLKAENIYYIGDLIQRTETELLKTPNLGRKSLNEIKEVLASRGLTLGVRLENWPPSGLDKR, encoded by the coding sequence ATGCAAACCAATTTGCTCAAACCCAAAGCCATCAACGTGGAGCCGCTGGGCGGCCACCGCGCGAAGGTCACGCTCGAGCCGTTCGAGCGGGGCTATGGCCACACGCTGGGCAACGCACTGCGCCGCGTGCTGCTGTCGTCCATGGTCGGCTATGCGCCCACCGAAGTGACGATCGCCGGCGTGCTGCACGAGTACTCGACGATCGACGGCGTGCAGGAAGACGTCGTCCACATCATGCTGAACCTCAAGGGTGTGGTGTTCCGCCTCCACAACCGCGAGGAAGTCACGCTGGTGCTGCGCAAGGAAGGCGAAGGCCCGGTCACGGCCGGCGACATCCAGACGCCGCACGATGTGGAGATCATCAATCCGGACCACGTGATCGCGCACCTGTCGCAAGGCGGCAAGCTCGACATGCAGATCAAGGTCGAGAAGGGCCGTGGCTATGTGCCGGGCAACCTGCGCCGCTTTGGTGACGAGCCGACCAAGTCGATTGGCCGCATCGTGCTGGATGCGTCGTTCTCGCCGGTCAAGCGCGTCAGCTACACGGTGGAAAGCGCTCGCGTCGAGCAGCGTACCGACCTGGACAAGCTGGTGATGGAGATCGAGACCAACGGCGCGATTTCGCCGGAGGAAGCGATCCGCGCGTCGGCCAAGATCCTGGTTGAGCAGCTGGCCGTGTTCGCACAGCTGGAAGGCAGCGAGATTGCCGCCTTCGACCAGCCGGCGCAACGCAGCCAGCAGTTCGACCCGATCCTGCTGCGTCCGGTGGACGAGCTGGAGCTGACGGTGCGCTCGGCCAACTGCCTGAAGGCCGAGAACATCTACTACATCGGCGACCTGATCCAGCGCACCGAGACCGAGCTGCTGAAGACGCCGAACCTGGGCCGCAAGTCGCTCAACGAGATCAAGGAAGTTCTGGCTTCCCGTGGTCTGACGCTGGGTGTGCGCCTGGAAAACTGGCCGCCGTCCGGCCTGGACAAGCGTTAA
- the rplQ gene encoding 50S ribosomal protein L17 has product MRHRNGLRKLNRTSAHRLAMLRNMANSLIEHEAIKTTVPKAKELRRVVEPLITLAKEPTVANKRLAFDRLRNRDNVVKLFEVLGPRFNARPGGYTRILKMGFRVGDNAPMAFVELVDRPEASEAAPAEAAAE; this is encoded by the coding sequence ATGCGCCACCGTAATGGCCTCCGTAAACTGAACCGTACCTCTGCGCACCGCCTGGCGATGCTGCGCAACATGGCCAATTCCCTGATCGAGCACGAGGCCATCAAGACCACCGTGCCCAAGGCCAAGGAACTGCGCCGTGTGGTCGAGCCCCTCATCACGCTGGCCAAGGAGCCGACCGTCGCCAACAAGCGTCTGGCCTTCGACCGCCTGCGCAATCGCGACAACGTGGTGAAGCTGTTCGAAGTGCTGGGCCCGCGTTTCAACGCGCGCCCGGGCGGCTACACCCGCATCCTGAAGATGGGCTTCCGTGTTGGCGACAACGCGCCGATGGCCTTCGTCGAGCTGGTGGACCGTCCGGAAGCGTCGGAAGCCGCTCCTGCCGAAGCCGCTGCCGAGTAA
- a CDS encoding ATP-binding cassette domain-containing protein — MSSSAQVLFRVDHLTKRFGASTVVDDLSFEIRSGECLGVIGPNGAGKTTTIRICLGLAAPDGGELRAFGLPIPAQAREAKARLGVVTQFDSLDPDFTCAENLRVYGSYFGLSRREVDERVPQLLEFASLQSKAHARPGELSGGMRRRLSLARALVNNPDLLLLDEPTTGLDPQARHLMWERLKLLLQQGKSILLTTHFMDEAERLCDRLLVLDHGRKIAEGTPRGLIAEHLESDVIEVYGDGAAALAERHRGLAQRVEASGETFFFYLSEPKRLLEALAGDHTVRYLHRPANLEDLFLKLTGRQIREEA; from the coding sequence ATGTCATCTTCCGCACAAGTGCTCTTCCGTGTCGATCACCTGACCAAGCGCTTCGGCGCCAGCACGGTGGTCGACGACCTGTCCTTCGAGATCCGGTCCGGCGAATGCCTGGGCGTGATCGGCCCCAACGGGGCGGGCAAGACCACCACCATCCGCATCTGCCTGGGGCTGGCGGCACCGGACGGCGGGGAATTGCGGGCCTTCGGCCTGCCGATCCCGGCCCAGGCGCGTGAGGCGAAGGCGCGCCTGGGGGTGGTGACGCAGTTCGACAGCCTGGACCCCGACTTCACCTGCGCCGAGAACCTGCGGGTCTACGGCAGCTACTTCGGCCTGTCACGGCGAGAGGTGGACGAGCGGGTGCCGCAGCTGCTGGAGTTCGCATCGCTGCAGTCCAAAGCGCATGCACGGCCGGGCGAATTGTCCGGTGGCATGCGGCGGCGACTCAGCTTGGCGCGGGCGCTGGTGAACAACCCCGACCTGTTGCTGCTCGACGAGCCGACCACCGGGCTGGACCCGCAGGCCCGGCACCTGATGTGGGAGCGGCTGAAGCTGCTGCTGCAGCAGGGCAAATCGATCCTGCTGACGACGCATTTCATGGACGAGGCAGAACGGCTGTGTGACCGGCTGCTGGTGCTCGACCATGGGCGCAAGATTGCCGAGGGCACGCCGCGCGGCCTGATTGCGGAGCACCTCGAAAGCGACGTGATCGAGGTGTATGGCGACGGCGCCGCCGCCCTGGCCGAGCGCCACCGTGGGCTGGCGCAGCGCGTGGAGGCGAGCGGCGAGACCTTCTTCTTCTACCTCAGCGAGCCCAAGCGGCTGCTGGAGGCGCTTGCTGGCGACCACACCGTGCGCTACCTGCACCGGCCGGCGAACCTGGAAGACCTGTTCCTCAAGCTCACGGGCCGGCAGATCCGTGAGGAAGCCTGA
- a CDS encoding ABC transporter permease produces MLTSFYAVPRLSPRVWPVVKRNLLVWRKLAIPSLIGNIAEPLIILVAFGYGLGALVGEVQGLPYILFLASGSICMSAMNAASFEALYSAFSRMHVQKTWDGIMNAPVALDDIVLAEMLWAAMKSLFSAVAIALVLVLLGISRQPTLLLALPVLFLVGITFSSIALVFNALAKGYDFFTYYFTLVLTPMTFLSGIYFPLEQLPDWLETLARLLPLAAAVELVRPLVIGEMPAHWLRPLALMLGYAVVGYYLALVLTRRRFFK; encoded by the coding sequence ATGCTGACTTCGTTCTATGCCGTGCCCCGCCTGTCGCCCCGTGTCTGGCCGGTGGTCAAGCGCAACCTGCTGGTCTGGCGCAAGCTGGCCATTCCCAGCCTGATCGGCAACATCGCCGAGCCGCTCATCATCCTGGTGGCGTTCGGCTATGGCCTGGGTGCCCTGGTGGGCGAGGTGCAGGGGCTGCCCTACATCCTCTTCCTTGCTTCGGGCAGCATCTGCATGAGTGCGATGAATGCCGCCTCGTTCGAGGCCTTGTACTCCGCCTTTTCGCGCATGCACGTGCAGAAGACGTGGGACGGCATCATGAACGCGCCGGTGGCCCTCGACGACATCGTGCTGGCCGAGATGCTGTGGGCGGCCATGAAGTCGCTGTTCTCGGCGGTGGCGATCGCCCTGGTGCTCGTGCTGCTGGGCATCAGCCGCCAGCCGACGCTGTTGCTGGCCTTGCCAGTGCTGTTCCTGGTGGGGATCACCTTCTCCTCGATCGCGCTGGTCTTCAATGCGCTGGCCAAGGGCTATGACTTCTTCACCTACTACTTCACGCTGGTGCTGACGCCGATGACCTTCCTGTCCGGCATCTACTTCCCGCTGGAGCAGCTGCCCGACTGGCTCGAAACGCTGGCCCGCCTGCTGCCGCTGGCGGCCGCAGTGGAACTGGTGCGACCGCTCGTCATCGGCGAGATGCCGGCCCACTGGCTGCGGCCGCTGGCCCTGATGCTGGGCTACGCGGTGGTGGGCTACTACCTGGCGCTGGTGCTGACGCGGCGTCGATTCTTCAAGTGA
- the cutA gene encoding divalent-cation tolerance protein CutA, with translation MNSPCADASLLAFTTIDSEDAARHLARQLLQERLVACVNVVPGVRSLYWWQGQLQESAEWLLLLKTTGQRWPQLKARLPELHPYEVPELIATGIADGLEPYLRWMVRETEQE, from the coding sequence ATGAACTCGCCCTGCGCCGATGCCAGCCTGCTGGCCTTCACCACCATCGACAGCGAGGATGCTGCGCGGCACCTGGCCCGCCAGCTCCTGCAAGAGCGCCTGGTGGCTTGCGTGAACGTGGTGCCGGGTGTGCGCTCGCTCTACTGGTGGCAAGGCCAGCTGCAGGAAAGCGCCGAATGGTTGCTGCTGCTGAAGACCACCGGGCAGCGTTGGCCGCAGCTCAAGGCGCGGCTGCCGGAATTGCATCCTTATGAAGTGCCGGAGCTCATCGCCACCGGCATCGCCGATGGCCTGGAACCCTATCTGCGGTGGATGGTCAGAGAAACAGAACAGGAGTGA
- the dsbD gene encoding protein-disulfide reductase DsbD produces MTGRWRYLAALLGLVALLLGATGQVRAEEEFLEPDQAFQFSARALDDRSVELIFEIAEGYYLYHEQFKFEAAPAATLAPAQMPAGKVKYDDTFKKDVETHRGRLLIKLPVEQAKGPFLLSVTSQGCADKGLCYPPMQHHAEVRLLAFGGGVNAVSVVSDGASPRAGGKAAPGVGALLGGMLGRSPAASTGGARVSALPASEAQPAASAATAPGTTPAATAGAGAAGARPADEAGAIERVLRSGRLSTVALAFFVAGLGLSLTPCVWPMLPILSSIIVGQADRKRGSSRRGRGLLLAASYSLGMALVYTAFGIAAALAGEGLAAHLQTPPVLIVFAALLVLLSLSMFGFYELQLPTAWRERLSKVSGRLPGGSMGGVFLMGGLSALIVSPCVAAPLAGALVYISQTRDVLMGGLALFMLAAGMSVPLLLIGASSGRWLPRGGAWMEHVKHFFGALLIAVALWIVQPVLPGWAAMVSWGSFLLIGAVYLRVFDPLHGGARGTDKLLKGLGVVLAVLGAMQLVGAASGGRDPLQPLGHLAARVPSAGAATAASAGPVFGKVSSVAELDQALASAGRPVMLDFYADWCVSCKEMERFTFTDPRVRDKLAGALLLKADVTANNEADRALLKRFGLFGPPGTLFFDAQGRELREARVIGFQSADRFVETLAAAGL; encoded by the coding sequence ATGACGGGTCGTTGGAGGTATCTTGCCGCGCTGCTGGGTTTGGTGGCCCTGTTGCTCGGTGCCACGGGGCAGGTGCGTGCAGAGGAGGAATTCCTGGAGCCGGACCAGGCCTTCCAGTTTTCCGCGCGTGCGCTCGACGACCGCAGCGTCGAGCTGATCTTCGAGATCGCCGAGGGCTACTACCTCTACCACGAGCAATTCAAGTTCGAAGCGGCACCGGCCGCCACGCTGGCACCGGCGCAGATGCCGGCGGGCAAGGTGAAATACGACGACACCTTCAAGAAGGACGTCGAGACGCACCGGGGCCGCTTGCTGATCAAGCTGCCGGTGGAGCAGGCGAAAGGGCCCTTCCTGCTGAGCGTCACCAGCCAGGGCTGCGCCGACAAGGGGCTGTGCTATCCGCCGATGCAGCACCATGCCGAAGTGCGGTTGCTGGCCTTCGGCGGCGGCGTGAATGCCGTCAGCGTGGTGAGCGACGGGGCGTCGCCACGCGCCGGCGGCAAGGCCGCCCCCGGGGTCGGTGCCCTGTTGGGGGGCATGCTGGGCCGCAGCCCCGCGGCCAGCACGGGCGGTGCCCGCGTTTCGGCGCTGCCGGCATCCGAGGCGCAGCCTGCGGCATCGGCAGCGACGGCACCGGGAACAACGCCGGCGGCCACCGCCGGTGCAGGGGCCGCCGGCGCCCGTCCGGCGGACGAGGCCGGCGCGATCGAGCGCGTCTTGCGCTCGGGCCGCCTCTCCACCGTGGCACTGGCCTTCTTCGTTGCCGGGCTGGGCTTGTCGCTGACGCCCTGCGTGTGGCCGATGCTGCCCATCCTTTCCTCCATCATCGTCGGGCAGGCGGATCGCAAGCGCGGCAGTTCCCGGCGAGGCCGCGGCCTGCTGCTGGCGGCCAGCTACTCGCTCGGCATGGCGCTCGTCTACACCGCCTTCGGCATTGCCGCGGCCTTGGCCGGGGAGGGGCTGGCTGCCCATCTGCAGACGCCGCCGGTGCTGATTGTCTTCGCGGCGTTGCTGGTGCTGCTGTCGCTGTCGATGTTCGGCTTCTATGAGTTGCAGCTGCCCACCGCCTGGCGCGAGCGGCTTTCCAAGGTGTCGGGGCGCCTGCCCGGCGGCAGCATGGGCGGCGTGTTCCTGATGGGGGGCCTGTCGGCCTTGATCGTCAGCCCCTGCGTGGCGGCACCGCTGGCCGGTGCGCTGGTCTACATCAGCCAGACTCGCGACGTGCTGATGGGCGGTCTGGCCCTGTTCATGCTGGCTGCCGGCATGAGCGTGCCCCTGTTGCTGATTGGCGCATCCTCGGGTCGTTGGCTGCCACGGGGGGGCGCCTGGATGGAGCACGTGAAGCATTTCTTCGGCGCGTTGTTGATCGCGGTGGCCTTGTGGATCGTGCAGCCGGTGCTGCCGGGCTGGGCGGCCATGGTGTCGTGGGGCAGCTTCCTGTTGATCGGCGCGGTCTACCTGCGGGTGTTCGATCCGCTGCACGGCGGCGCACGTGGCACCGACAAGCTGCTGAAAGGCCTGGGCGTGGTGCTGGCGGTCCTGGGGGCCATGCAGCTCGTCGGCGCGGCCTCGGGCGGGCGCGATCCGCTGCAGCCGCTGGGCCATCTGGCGGCACGGGTGCCGTCGGCAGGCGCCGCCACGGCCGCCTCGGCCGGCCCGGTCTTTGGCAAGGTCAGCAGCGTGGCAGAGCTGGACCAGGCGCTGGCCAGCGCAGGGCGGCCGGTCATGCTCGACTTCTATGCTGACTGGTGCGTTTCCTGCAAGGAGATGGAGCGCTTCACCTTCACCGACCCGCGGGTGCGGGACAAGCTGGCAGGTGCGCTGCTGCTCAAGGCGGACGTCACCGCCAACAATGAGGCCGATCGCGCCTTGCTGAAGCGCTTCGGGCTGTTCGGGCCGCCCGGCACGCTTTTCTTCGATGCGCAAGGCCGCGAGCTGCGCGAGGCACGGGTGATCGGCTTCCAGTCGGCAGACCGCTTTGTCGAAACGCTGGCCGCTGCCGGGCTCTGA
- a CDS encoding amino acid ABC transporter substrate-binding protein: MKASTWGRQLAGAMLTVLAVCSAQAQASTDTLSRIRDRRSISLGVSDVDRPFSYLDASKQHTGYSVELCLAAVEEIKRELKLPDLKVNFVPVTTAERLPRLQSGEIDLECGSSTNTKARQAQADFSYTIFVAGMRVLVPKGTKIETVKDFDGLPVAVSKGTTSEKLFNQLQGSGEARMQLQQYASNREAFQALRQGKARAFPQDDALLLALASGDKALDALGLSSITLSVEPYGIMMRKGDAKLGELVDRTLARLYASGDIQKLYKKWFTTDELNIPMNRLTRDSFMRPNKEAGVAMLLGYSI; the protein is encoded by the coding sequence ATGAAAGCTTCTACCTGGGGGCGCCAGCTGGCTGGCGCGATGCTCACCGTCCTGGCCGTCTGCAGCGCCCAGGCGCAGGCCAGCACCGACACCTTGTCGCGCATCCGCGATCGCCGCAGCATTTCGCTGGGCGTGAGCGATGTCGACCGGCCGTTCTCCTACCTCGACGCGTCCAAGCAGCACACCGGCTATTCCGTGGAGCTGTGCCTCGCTGCGGTGGAAGAGATCAAGCGCGAACTGAAGCTGCCCGACCTGAAGGTGAACTTCGTGCCGGTCACCACCGCAGAGCGGCTGCCACGACTGCAGTCCGGCGAGATCGACCTGGAGTGCGGCTCTTCCACCAACACCAAGGCACGCCAGGCGCAAGCCGACTTCAGCTACACCATCTTCGTGGCGGGCATGCGGGTGCTGGTGCCCAAGGGCACGAAGATCGAGACGGTGAAGGACTTCGACGGCCTGCCGGTGGCCGTGAGCAAGGGCACGACCTCCGAGAAGCTGTTCAACCAGCTGCAAGGCTCCGGCGAGGCGCGCATGCAGCTGCAGCAGTACGCCAGCAACCGGGAAGCCTTCCAGGCCCTGCGCCAGGGCAAGGCCCGCGCCTTCCCGCAGGACGATGCGCTGCTGCTGGCCCTGGCCTCCGGCGACAAGGCACTCGACGCGCTGGGGCTGAGCAGCATCACGCTGTCCGTCGAACCCTACGGCATCATGATGCGCAAGGGCGACGCCAAGCTCGGCGAGCTGGTCGACCGCACCCTGGCACGGCTCTATGCAAGCGGCGACATCCAGAAGCTCTACAAGAAGTGGTTCACCACCGACGAGCTGAACATTCCGATGAACCGCCTGACCCGCGACAGCTTCATGCGGCCGAACAAGGAAGCCGGCGTGGCGATGCTGCTGGGTTACTCGATCTGA
- a CDS encoding DUF2945 domain-containing protein, giving the protein MNRKKQTPPPLHAGDKVSWQTPQGRTAGTVVKRVTRPAQAGGHTAQASSEDPQYEVRSEKSGKTAIHRPQALHKR; this is encoded by the coding sequence ATGAACCGCAAGAAGCAAACGCCGCCCCCCCTGCATGCCGGCGACAAGGTGTCGTGGCAGACCCCACAGGGCCGCACGGCCGGCACGGTGGTGAAACGCGTCACCCGCCCGGCCCAGGCCGGTGGCCACACCGCACAGGCCTCCTCGGAGGACCCGCAATACGAAGTGCGCAGCGAGAAGTCCGGCAAGACCGCCATCCACCGCCCGCAAGCCCTGCACAAGCGCTGA
- a CDS encoding M28 family metallopeptidase, protein MLQTLSSPLPARRLLLSASISMALLSLGACGGGGDADDGGAQADIAAVAEPAVAPCRASGNNVFDQLLGCVTVDGVRRHLAALQRIANAHHGTRVSGTPGFNQSADYAEKVLRRAGYQVTRQEFQFQTFLSRSPSQLEQVAPRPVQSIENRIMSYSGSGQVRAAVARPSGAATGCSSADFAGFPAGSIALLRRGDCTFAVKATNASAAGAVGAVIYNNIPGDLNGTLGADFTLDLPVTSVSQATGERLAATAGLVLRLKTDTFRGQATTSNVIAETAGGDANHVVVVGAHLDSVDAGPGINDNGSGSAAILETAVQMAGMRVRNKVRFTLWGAEESGLVGSTRYVEQLTQAERDRIALYLNFDMIASPNAGYFIYDGDDSDQVGAGPGPSGSAAIEKTLQGFYSRRGVAFRGTDFSGRSDYGPFIAQGIPSGGIFTGAEEVKTAEAAALWGGRAGEAYDRCYHQACDTYDNINLRALDVNSDAVAYATLYYAMSARPLADLRKKASQYTAPVVTWPEHPPVRQ, encoded by the coding sequence ATGTTGCAGACCCTTTCCTCCCCCCTGCCTGCCCGCAGGCTCCTGCTTTCGGCCTCGATCTCGATGGCCTTGTTGTCGCTGGGCGCCTGTGGCGGTGGCGGCGACGCGGACGACGGTGGGGCGCAGGCCGACATCGCGGCGGTCGCCGAGCCAGCGGTCGCTCCCTGCCGAGCCAGTGGCAACAACGTCTTCGACCAACTGCTCGGTTGCGTCACCGTCGACGGTGTGCGCCGCCACCTGGCCGCGCTGCAGCGCATCGCCAACGCCCACCACGGCACCCGTGTGTCGGGCACGCCGGGCTTCAATCAGTCCGCCGACTATGCCGAGAAGGTGCTGCGCCGGGCCGGCTACCAGGTGACGCGGCAGGAATTCCAGTTCCAGACCTTCCTGTCGCGCTCGCCGAGCCAGCTCGAGCAGGTGGCCCCGCGACCGGTGCAGTCGATCGAGAACCGCATCATGAGCTACTCCGGCAGCGGTCAGGTGCGCGCCGCAGTCGCGCGCCCCTCGGGCGCCGCCACCGGTTGCAGCAGCGCCGACTTCGCCGGCTTTCCGGCCGGCAGCATCGCCCTGCTACGGCGCGGTGACTGCACCTTCGCCGTGAAGGCCACCAACGCGAGCGCCGCTGGCGCGGTGGGTGCGGTGATCTACAACAACATCCCCGGCGACCTGAACGGCACGCTGGGGGCCGACTTCACCCTCGACCTGCCGGTGACTTCGGTCTCGCAGGCCACCGGCGAGCGGCTGGCAGCCACTGCCGGCCTGGTGCTGAGGCTGAAGACCGACACCTTCCGCGGCCAGGCCACCACCAGCAACGTGATTGCAGAAACGGCCGGCGGTGACGCCAACCATGTGGTGGTGGTCGGCGCCCACCTCGACTCGGTGGACGCCGGGCCCGGCATCAACGACAACGGCTCGGGCTCGGCTGCCATCCTCGAGACCGCGGTGCAGATGGCCGGCATGAGGGTACGCAACAAGGTGCGCTTCACGCTCTGGGGCGCGGAAGAGTCCGGCCTGGTCGGCTCGACCCGCTATGTGGAGCAGCTCACGCAGGCCGAGCGCGACCGCATCGCGCTGTACCTGAACTTCGACATGATCGCCTCGCCCAACGCCGGCTACTTCATCTATGACGGCGACGACTCCGACCAGGTGGGAGCCGGCCCCGGCCCGAGCGGGTCGGCCGCCATCGAGAAGACGCTGCAGGGCTTCTACAGCCGCCGCGGCGTCGCCTTCCGGGGAACCGACTTCTCCGGCCGCTCCGACTACGGTCCCTTCATCGCGCAGGGCATTCCTTCGGGCGGCATCTTCACCGGTGCCGAGGAAGTGAAGACCGCAGAGGCCGCCGCGCTGTGGGGCGGCCGCGCCGGCGAAGCGTACGACCGGTGCTACCACCAAGCCTGCGACACCTACGACAACATCAACCTGCGCGCGCTGGACGTGAATTCCGATGCCGTGGCGTACGCGACGCTGTACTACGCGATGAGCGCCCGGCCGCTGGCCGACCTGCGCAAGAAGGCGAGCCAGTACACCGCCCCGGTGGTCACCTGGCCGGAGCATCCGCCGGTGCGCCAGTGA
- a CDS encoding DUF3617 family protein gives MFKVLLSCARAAVVPALLTGLWVAAGPARALDVKSGLWASASSTTVDGKPQPSSFERDSGLSASEVREVRAAMREAGLPEGWEPQLTCVKAGGLDPQAALRELGPHGCHAEALQPGREALKYAVRCKGPDSSGNGQGEVTVRQGSESRGVLRVSLVHQGRPLRYEQQWVGKWLGADCQHPPAGIDPAWVEGAPDGAAAGR, from the coding sequence ATGTTCAAAGTCCTGCTTTCCTGTGCCCGCGCGGCCGTCGTGCCGGCACTGCTCACCGGCCTGTGGGTGGCCGCCGGCCCGGCCCGGGCGCTCGACGTGAAGTCCGGCCTCTGGGCCTCGGCGTCTTCGACGACGGTGGATGGCAAGCCGCAGCCGTCCTCCTTCGAGCGCGACAGCGGCCTCTCGGCGAGCGAAGTGCGCGAGGTCCGGGCGGCGATGCGTGAGGCTGGCTTGCCTGAGGGCTGGGAGCCACAGCTCACCTGCGTGAAGGCGGGCGGCCTCGATCCCCAGGCGGCGCTCAGGGAGCTCGGCCCGCACGGCTGCCACGCGGAAGCACTGCAGCCGGGTCGCGAGGCGCTGAAGTACGCGGTGCGTTGCAAAGGCCCGGACAGCTCGGGCAATGGGCAGGGCGAGGTGACGGTGCGCCAGGGCAGCGAATCACGCGGCGTGCTGCGCGTGAGCCTGGTGCATCAGGGCCGGCCGCTGCGCTACGAGCAGCAATGGGTCGGCAAGTGGCTGGGGGCGGATTGCCAGCACCCGCCGGCCGGCATCGATCCGGCCTGGGTGGAAGGCGCGCCGGACGGCGCGGCGGCCGGGCGTTGA